One genomic window of Spirochaetia bacterium 38H-sp includes the following:
- a CDS encoding methyl-accepting chemotaxis protein, giving the protein MNIKKSIRSKFIILLSSISLLIILSLSIIAILSIKNLGKKQIEGYRTTAMEDAKTRLKNYTDIAFATTESIYKKYKDTQWLQEKYGKRLKNIIDEAESIINHLMIRVQRGEISTYTAKQEAIKLIRSIRYDGGTGYIWINDTTRPYPYMIMHPTIPELDGKILNDKKYNVADGGKNLFVAFLDVTDKDGEGFVRYLWPKPTKEGLTEEQPKLSFVRLFKPLDWIIGTGFYIDDIDKNVLLKEKEIDKTINTLVLTVILASAVLVIVGVITAMLFIIRITRPLRLVIERLKELSKGKGDLRGRLPELTQDEVGVLSGEFNIFVEQLASIIVEIRNNIRGTTELGKHLESSTQELSEKVDILTRNANETLAENNRLVEQIEKTNIVVNSILDFLQDLTEKIEAQASAVTQSSASIQQITASIGNISRVADERKEKNKEIYSLIEKTGKNMENTVNSIADISKSADDIKSLVSVIREIAEHTNLLSINASIEAAHAGDAGAGFSVVADEINRLATTTASHASRISGEIESILHKINDSYRFSTETSDTLKRLMDYVKLVTEGIEEIQLGLKELSIASGEIYDSTNSLINISQDMKNSSSGTKEKADYIRNTLSDVNSIADNTRKKMQILGKILVDMEGSFIRMREAGNKTVKASQNLQELIMRFSL; this is encoded by the coding sequence ATGAATATAAAAAAAAGCATAAGAAGCAAGTTTATAATTCTTCTCTCGTCTATATCTTTACTTATTATATTAAGCCTGTCAATTATAGCCATACTAAGCATAAAAAATCTGGGGAAAAAACAGATAGAAGGTTACAGAACAACTGCCATGGAGGATGCAAAAACACGCCTCAAAAACTACACGGATATAGCCTTTGCAACGACAGAATCCATTTATAAAAAATATAAGGATACACAATGGCTGCAAGAAAAATACGGAAAACGGCTCAAGAATATAATAGACGAGGCAGAAAGCATAATCAATCATCTTATGATAAGAGTACAACGCGGAGAAATAAGCACCTATACAGCAAAACAAGAAGCGATAAAACTTATAAGAAGTATAAGATATGACGGAGGTACCGGATATATATGGATAAACGATACTACAAGGCCGTATCCATATATGATAATGCACCCTACAATTCCTGAGTTGGATGGGAAAATCCTTAACGATAAGAAATACAATGTTGCCGATGGAGGCAAAAATCTCTTTGTAGCCTTTCTTGATGTAACGGACAAAGACGGAGAAGGATTTGTAAGATATCTATGGCCAAAGCCTACAAAAGAAGGTCTTACAGAGGAGCAGCCTAAGTTGTCTTTTGTAAGGCTTTTTAAGCCTTTGGATTGGATAATAGGAACCGGATTTTATATAGACGATATAGACAAAAACGTACTTCTTAAAGAAAAAGAAATAGATAAAACCATAAACACTCTCGTATTAACGGTTATTCTTGCCTCTGCAGTACTGGTCATAGTAGGAGTGATTACAGCCATGCTGTTTATAATAAGAATCACAAGACCTTTAAGACTTGTGATAGAACGATTAAAGGAATTATCAAAAGGTAAAGGTGATCTCAGGGGGAGACTTCCCGAGCTTACACAGGATGAGGTTGGAGTATTATCCGGAGAGTTTAATATATTTGTAGAACAATTGGCCTCCATAATAGTAGAGATAAGAAACAATATAAGAGGGACAACAGAGCTGGGAAAACATCTTGAGTCATCCACACAAGAACTATCAGAAAAAGTAGATATTTTGACCCGCAATGCTAATGAGACCCTAGCAGAAAACAATAGGCTTGTAGAACAGATAGAAAAGACAAATATAGTCGTAAACAGTATTTTGGACTTTTTACAGGATTTGACAGAAAAAATAGAAGCTCAAGCTTCTGCAGTAACTCAATCTTCTGCCAGTATCCAGCAAATTACAGCATCCATAGGAAACATATCAAGAGTTGCAGATGAAAGAAAAGAAAAAAACAAAGAGATATACTCTCTTATAGAAAAAACCGGTAAAAACATGGAGAACACAGTAAACTCCATAGCAGATATATCAAAGTCTGCAGATGATATAAAATCTCTTGTATCTGTTATAAGAGAAATAGCAGAACATACCAATCTCCTTTCTATAAATGCGTCTATAGAAGCTGCTCATGCAGGAGATGCGGGAGCAGGTTTTTCCGTTGTGGCAGATGAGATTAATAGGCTTGCAACAACTACGGCAAGTCATGCATCAAGGATATCCGGAGAGATAGAAAGCATTCTACACAAGATAAACGACAGTTACCGATTCTCTACAGAGACTTCCGATACTCTAAAAAGGCTCATGGATTATGTAAAACTGGTAACAGAAGGTATAGAAGAGATTCAACTGGGGCTTAAGGAGCTTTCTATTGCAAGCGGTGAGATTTATGATAGCACCAATTCTCTCATAAATATATCTCAGGATATGAAGAACTCTTCTTCTGGGACCAAAGAAAAAGCAGATTATATAAGAAATACTCTGTCAGATGTAAACTCCATTGCAGATAATACCAGGAAAAAGATGCAAATTCTAGGTAAAATTCTTGTGGATATGGAAGGTAGCTTTATAAGAATGCGCGAGGCAGGAAATAAAACTGTAAAAGCTTCTCAGAATCTACAAGAGCTTATAATGCGTTTTTCTTTATAA
- a CDS encoding nitrilase-related carbon-nitrogen hydrolase produces MRVGYLQYCPEFLNPEENIKKIEQHIKSYKEKNPQDIDLLVLPELALSGYFFADKEEVIKIAENIDTGKNIKKLHEIAKKYRINIVTGFAEEEDGNFYNSAAMLRRDGGKEVYRKMHLFAEEKKFFTAGNLGFPVFQLEDIKIAMLVCYDHFFPEAARSVALQGAQIICHPSNLVLPEYGQITTWVRAVENHVFWILANRIGTEKQGERQLTYTGRSHIVKPDGTKLAVASETEEELMVYEINPEEAKNKTVTPYNDLFADRRTDSYIMFT; encoded by the coding sequence ATGAGAGTAGGCTATCTTCAATACTGTCCTGAGTTTTTAAACCCAGAAGAAAATATAAAAAAAATAGAACAACACATAAAATCATACAAAGAAAAAAACCCGCAGGACATAGACCTTCTTGTCCTACCGGAGCTTGCACTATCAGGATATTTCTTTGCTGACAAAGAAGAAGTTATAAAAATAGCAGAAAACATTGATACAGGAAAAAACATAAAGAAGCTGCACGAGATTGCAAAAAAATATCGCATAAACATAGTAACAGGCTTTGCAGAAGAAGAAGACGGCAACTTTTACAACAGTGCAGCAATGCTAAGAAGAGACGGAGGCAAAGAAGTATACCGCAAAATGCATCTCTTTGCAGAAGAAAAAAAGTTTTTTACAGCAGGCAATCTCGGTTTCCCCGTATTTCAGCTGGAAGATATAAAAATAGCAATGCTGGTGTGCTACGACCACTTCTTTCCAGAGGCAGCAAGAAGTGTTGCACTGCAGGGAGCACAGATAATATGCCATCCGTCCAACCTTGTTTTGCCGGAATACGGGCAGATTACAACATGGGTGAGAGCAGTGGAAAACCACGTATTCTGGATACTTGCAAACAGAATCGGTACAGAAAAACAGGGAGAAAGACAGCTTACATATACAGGAAGAAGTCATATAGTAAAACCGGATGGAACAAAACTAGCTGTAGCATCAGAAACAGAAGAAGAACTAATGGTCTACGAGATAAACCCGGAAGAAGCAAAAAACAAGACAGTGACTCCCTACAATGACTTATTTGCAGACAGGCGAACAGACTCCTATATAATGTTTACATAA
- a CDS encoding protein-L-isoaspartate(D-aspartate) O-methyltransferase, translating to MEKEKLLQTLSKQGITEETIQAIAKVPRELFIGNNTPETAYKNIALPIDYDQTISQPYTVAYMIDLLELSPGKKVLELGGGTGYSAAVMWEKMKRQGELYSLELIPGLQKTGKQNLAKAGYKEIHLICKDGKKGYPEHAPYDRVVIAAAVSTLAKEITEQLKEEGILVFPQQTSQNACIMTKIKKKKQGFETSTHGYFAFVPFV from the coding sequence ATGGAAAAAGAAAAGCTTTTGCAAACTCTATCAAAACAAGGCATAACAGAAGAAACAATACAAGCAATAGCAAAAGTGCCACGAGAACTTTTTATAGGAAACAACACGCCAGAAACAGCATATAAAAACATAGCACTGCCTATTGATTATGACCAGACAATAAGCCAGCCCTATACCGTAGCATACATGATAGACCTTCTAGAACTAAGTCCCGGGAAAAAAGTCCTGGAACTGGGAGGAGGCACGGGCTACAGCGCAGCAGTAATGTGGGAAAAGATGAAAAGACAGGGAGAACTATATTCCCTAGAATTAATACCTGGACTCCAAAAAACAGGAAAACAAAACCTTGCAAAAGCGGGTTACAAAGAAATACACCTCATCTGCAAAGACGGAAAAAAAGGATACCCCGAGCATGCCCCATATGACAGAGTAGTTATTGCAGCCGCAGTATCAACCCTTGCAAAGGAGATTACAGAGCAGTTAAAAGAAGAAGGAATACTAGTATTTCCGCAACAGACAAGTCAAAATGCCTGTATAATGACAAAAATAAAAAAGAAAAAACAAGGATTTGAAACAAGCACACACGGATACTTTGCATTTGTCCCCTTTGTGTAG